The DNA sequence GGAGCCGGTTGAGGAGGCGCTTAAGCTGGTAACATCAATTCCCGGGGTTACACATATTCTCGGGACAAAACAGCGACCGCTGGCGCTGTCGGAAGATGAGGTAACGGCAATCTGTGAACAGATTGAGCAGGGCAAGGACCGGATTGAACCGGAGGCGCCGTTTGAGAAAGGGGAGACGGTAAAGGTAACAAAGGGACCGTTTGCGGGGTTTACCGGGACGGTGGAGGAGATTATACCGGAACGGCGCCGGGTCAAGGTGATGGTTACCATTTTCGGACGCCCAACGCCAATTGACCTCGATTTTCTCGAGGTCCAGCCAATTTAGGGAGGATTTGTTATGATGACGAAGAAAGTTCTCGCAGTAGTTAAATTACAGATTCCCGCAGGTCAGGCGACTGCAGCACCACCAGTTGGTCCGGCACTGGGGCAGCACGGTGTGAATATTGCGGAGTTTATCCGGGCTTTCAATGAGGCAACAAAGCGGGAGCCGCCAGGAATGCTGATTCCGGTGATTGTTACGATTTACGCCGACCGGAAATTTACATTCGTGACCAAAAGTCCGCCGGCATCGGTGCTGTTGAAGCAGGCAGCCGGACTGGCAAAGGGTTCGGCTGAACCCAACCGGGTAAAGGTGGGTGTGGTAACCAGAAAGGCGATCCGGGAAATTGCGGAAAAGAAGATGAAGGACCTGAATGCCAGCAGTCTGGAGGCGGCAATAAAAATCATCGAAGGGACCGCCCGTTCGATGGGACTTACAGTGGAGGGTTAATGAGACACAGTAAACGATATCGTCAACTGCGGGAGAAGATCGACCGCTTGAAAAGTTATTCACTCGCTGAGGCGGTCCGGCTGGTCAAGGAAAACGCCAATGCCAAATTTGATGAAT is a window from the candidate division WOR-3 bacterium genome containing:
- the nusG gene encoding transcription termination/antitermination protein NusG, giving the protein MKFFVVHTYTGREKKVKELLEKAIKMQGKEELFGRVILPAEKVARVRKSKIVTEEKRLYPGYIVVEMEPVEEALKLVTSIPGVTHILGTKQRPLALSEDEVTAICEQIEQGKDRIEPEAPFEKGETVKVTKGPFAGFTGTVEEIIPERRRVKVMVTIFGRPTPIDLDFLEVQPI
- the rplK gene encoding 50S ribosomal protein L11, producing the protein MTKKVLAVVKLQIPAGQATAAPPVGPALGQHGVNIAEFIRAFNEATKREPPGMLIPVIVTIYADRKFTFVTKSPPASVLLKQAAGLAKGSAEPNRVKVGVVTRKAIREIAEKKMKDLNASSLEAAIKIIEGTARSMGLTVEG